One Gemmatimonadota bacterium genomic window carries:
- a CDS encoding cyanophycinase yields MPRARIRTSSTSGRTLPALIAGLLLAATAGDAASQACERPCVGPKHGAIIAAGGGVLDASIYERFVKLAGGSDAKIVLIPTAGARYGSHDGWTAIEELHKAGAEQLEVLHTRSRSVANLAAFAAPLKEATGVWFSGGRQFRLVDVYLQTETHRELRAVLERGGVIGGNSAGASALASYLVRGSEDTELVMAPDKDIGFGFLRNVAIDQHLLTRGRENNLIHVLQQYPHLLGVGLSEGSAILVTRDFAEVLGNRVAVYDATDPLSLIPLRWLDPGDVYDLGARRMFLEDQGRDRGR; encoded by the coding sequence ATGCCTCGGGCGAGAATCCGTACCTCTAGTACCTCTGGACGAACCCTACCCGCGCTGATCGCCGGCCTGCTACTCGCCGCGACCGCGGGTGACGCGGCCTCACAGGCTTGCGAGCGTCCGTGCGTCGGGCCGAAGCACGGCGCGATCATCGCTGCGGGCGGTGGGGTACTCGACGCGTCAATCTACGAGCGCTTCGTCAAGCTCGCGGGCGGATCAGACGCCAAGATCGTTCTCATACCCACGGCAGGCGCCCGGTACGGCTCTCACGACGGCTGGACCGCGATCGAGGAGCTTCACAAGGCTGGTGCCGAGCAACTCGAGGTCCTGCATACGCGCAGCCGTTCTGTCGCCAACCTCGCGGCCTTCGCGGCTCCGCTCAAGGAGGCGACCGGAGTGTGGTTTTCTGGGGGCCGCCAGTTCCGCCTCGTTGATGTGTATTTGCAGACGGAGACGCATCGGGAACTTCGGGCAGTCCTCGAACGCGGCGGGGTGATAGGTGGCAACTCCGCCGGCGCATCGGCGCTCGCGTCGTATCTGGTTCGTGGCTCGGAGGACACCGAGCTCGTGATGGCGCCCGACAAGGATATCGGCTTCGGCTTCCTGCGGAACGTCGCGATCGACCAGCACCTTCTCACGCGCGGCCGCGAAAACAACCTCATCCACGTCTTGCAACAATACCCACATTTGCTGGGGGTCGGTCTGTCAGAGGGGTCGGCGATCCTCGTCACGCGCGATTTCGCCGAAGTGCTCGGGAACCGGGTCGCGGTGTACGACGCGACCGATCCGCTGTCGCTGATTCCGCTCCGTTGGCTCGACCCTGGCGACGTGTACGATCTGGGCGCTCGGCGCATGTTCCTGGAGGATCAGGGTCGGGACAGGGGCCGGTAG
- a CDS encoding NifU family protein, producing the protein MITFTDRAREEVLSFLGKSEGELEALRISLRDGDPQAEPKFDLTLVALQERTEDEREVDLGDFSVLVHETAIERLDGATVDYVQRVNESGFEVRTRDAAPADGAEATTARPATPPTGEIADRVREVLDNNVNPAIAAHGGLISLIDVHDTEISVEMSGGCQGCALSLATLRQGVERMLREAVPELTAVHDITDHASGENPYL; encoded by the coding sequence ATGATCACGTTTACAGATCGCGCTCGCGAAGAAGTTCTCTCGTTCCTCGGCAAGAGCGAGGGCGAGTTGGAAGCGCTACGTATCTCGCTTCGGGACGGCGACCCCCAGGCAGAACCAAAGTTCGACCTGACTCTGGTCGCGCTCCAAGAGCGCACTGAAGACGAGCGAGAGGTGGACCTCGGTGACTTTTCGGTCCTCGTGCACGAGACGGCGATCGAGCGACTCGACGGAGCCACGGTCGACTACGTGCAACGAGTGAACGAGAGCGGTTTCGAGGTCCGCACGCGTGACGCGGCGCCGGCCGACGGAGCCGAGGCCACGACTGCACGCCCGGCGACGCCTCCGACCGGAGAGATCGCGGATCGGGTACGCGAGGTTCTCGACAACAACGTGAACCCGGCAATCGCTGCCCACGGAGGCCTGATCTCCCTGATCGATGTCCATGACACGGAGATCTCGGTCGAGATGAGCGGTGGATGCCAGGGTTGCGCGCTCTCCCTCGCGACGCTGCGGCAAGGTGTCGAGCGCATGCTGAGGGAGGCAGTCCCAGAGCTGACCGCCGTGCACGACATAACAGATCATGCCTCGGGCGAGAATCCGTACCTCTAG
- a CDS encoding glycine--tRNA ligase: protein MAKPDLMDKVVSLCKRRGFVFQSSEIYGGTGSVWDYGSLGVELKRNVKELWWSSMVHQRDDIEGMDAAILMNPKVWEASGHVEGFSDPLVECTNCHHRFLADLPEVEGGQCPTCGSKDTFTEPRMFNLMFKTFMGPVEDSSATIYIRPETAQGAYVNFLNVQGTARQKVPFGIAQIGKAFRNEITPGNFIFRTREFEQAEMQFFVKPGDDESWFDQWMEIRMQWHRDLGIDETKLRFREHGPDELAHYAKKAFDIEYEFPFGWKEFEGIHNRTDFDLARHQEYSGKRLEYIDAPTNERFLPYVVETAMGVDRTVLVLLVDAYREEDVAGDKRVVLGLHPKVAPTKVAVFPLVKKDGMPEISQKLQADLRAAAIPSFHDQSGAIGRRYRRQDEVGTPWCITVDGETAEQNSVTIRDRDSLEQVRVGTDKVVEWIRERLL, encoded by the coding sequence ATGGCCAAACCCGACCTCATGGACAAGGTCGTATCGCTGTGCAAACGGCGGGGCTTTGTCTTCCAATCCTCGGAGATCTACGGCGGCACCGGGTCTGTGTGGGACTACGGTTCGCTCGGCGTCGAGCTCAAGCGGAACGTGAAAGAGCTCTGGTGGTCGTCGATGGTCCACCAGCGCGACGACATCGAGGGCATGGACGCCGCCATCTTGATGAATCCGAAAGTTTGGGAGGCGTCAGGTCACGTGGAGGGCTTTTCGGACCCGCTGGTGGAGTGCACGAACTGCCACCACCGCTTCCTCGCTGATCTGCCGGAGGTCGAGGGTGGACAGTGCCCGACGTGCGGCTCGAAGGACACCTTCACCGAGCCCCGCATGTTCAACCTCATGTTCAAGACGTTCATGGGGCCCGTGGAGGACTCCTCCGCGACGATCTACATCCGTCCGGAGACCGCCCAGGGCGCCTACGTGAACTTCCTGAACGTTCAGGGAACGGCGCGCCAGAAGGTGCCATTTGGAATCGCGCAGATCGGCAAGGCGTTCCGCAACGAGATCACACCTGGGAACTTCATCTTCCGCACGCGTGAGTTCGAGCAGGCCGAGATGCAGTTCTTCGTAAAGCCGGGCGACGACGAGTCGTGGTTCGATCAGTGGATGGAGATCCGCATGCAGTGGCACAGGGATCTCGGAATCGACGAAACGAAGCTGCGTTTTCGCGAGCACGGCCCTGACGAGCTCGCCCACTACGCCAAGAAGGCGTTCGACATCGAATACGAGTTTCCGTTCGGATGGAAGGAGTTCGAGGGTATCCACAACCGTACGGACTTCGATCTGGCCCGGCATCAGGAGTACTCGGGCAAGCGGCTCGAGTACATCGATGCGCCCACGAACGAACGGTTCCTTCCGTACGTCGTCGAGACGGCCATGGGGGTCGACCGCACCGTACTCGTCCTGCTCGTCGACGCGTACAGGGAGGAAGACGTCGCTGGCGACAAGCGCGTAGTGCTGGGGCTGCACCCCAAGGTCGCACCCACGAAGGTTGCGGTCTTTCCGCTCGTGAAGAAGGACGGCATGCCCGAGATCTCACAGAAGCTGCAGGCCGATCTACGCGCGGCGGCGATCCCCTCCTTCCATGACCAGTCCGGGGCGATCGGGCGGCGGTACCGCCGGCAGGACGAGGTCGGGACGCCCTGGTGCATCACGGTCGATGGTGAGACTGCCGAGCAGAACTCCGTGACCATCCGTGACCGCGACTCGCTCGAGCAGGTGCGGGTGGGGACCGACAAGGTGGTCGAGTGGATCCGGGAGCGACTACTCTGA
- a CDS encoding sodium-dependent transporter: MLLAMLGMAIGTGNIWRFPRIAASNGGGSFLVAWVVFLLLWSVPLLILEFGMGKGTRKGPIGAFVKTLGPKFAWMGAFIAFVATAIMFYYSVVMGWTIRFFVGTLTGEVPGATPSAFWDSFHSTPGALVTHVIAMALGVFVVSKGVRGIETAAKVLIPSLIVLIIVLAVRAVTLPGASAGLAFLFTPDWAALGNYEIWIQALTQNAWDTGAGWGLVLTYAVYMRANEDTALNAFVIGFGNNAMSLLAGIMVLCTVFSVMPEAANEIVGAGNEGLTFIWVPQLFAQIPGGRFFQALFFLALVFAAWTSLVAMIELASRVLMDLGMTRGRAIGIVGTAGVLFGIPSALKLEVFQNQDWVWGVALMLSGFFFAFAVLRYGVTKWRETFINHEGSDIHIGAWWDWAMRLVAVEAVVLAVWWLWGARTDDFRETWTLFSPYNVGSVLIQFAIVLVAVVLANNWLAGRVQEHRTTHDEA; the protein is encoded by the coding sequence ATGTTGCTCGCCATGCTCGGCATGGCGATCGGTACGGGTAACATCTGGCGTTTCCCGCGCATCGCCGCGAGCAACGGGGGCGGTTCGTTCTTGGTCGCGTGGGTCGTCTTCCTGCTCCTGTGGTCGGTGCCCCTGCTCATCCTCGAGTTCGGGATGGGGAAGGGCACGCGCAAAGGGCCGATCGGCGCGTTCGTGAAGACACTGGGGCCGAAGTTCGCCTGGATGGGCGCGTTCATCGCGTTCGTCGCCACGGCGATCATGTTCTACTACAGTGTCGTGATGGGGTGGACGATCCGCTTCTTCGTCGGCACCCTGACCGGTGAGGTGCCCGGCGCGACGCCGAGCGCGTTCTGGGACTCCTTCCACTCGACCCCGGGTGCGCTCGTCACGCACGTCATCGCGATGGCGTTGGGGGTCTTCGTGGTCTCGAAGGGCGTGAGGGGGATCGAAACCGCGGCCAAGGTCCTGATCCCGAGTCTCATCGTCTTGATCATCGTGCTCGCCGTCCGCGCGGTCACGCTGCCCGGAGCGAGCGCAGGGCTCGCCTTTCTCTTTACACCCGATTGGGCCGCGCTCGGCAACTATGAGATCTGGATCCAAGCGCTCACGCAAAACGCTTGGGATACCGGCGCGGGGTGGGGTCTGGTGCTCACGTACGCGGTGTACATGCGAGCGAACGAAGACACCGCGCTCAATGCCTTCGTGATCGGCTTTGGCAACAACGCGATGTCACTACTCGCGGGAATCATGGTGCTGTGCACCGTCTTTTCGGTCATGCCCGAGGCCGCGAACGAGATCGTCGGAGCGGGGAACGAAGGCCTGACGTTCATCTGGGTGCCCCAGCTCTTCGCGCAGATTCCTGGCGGACGCTTCTTCCAGGCGCTCTTCTTTCTCGCCCTCGTCTTCGCGGCGTGGACGAGCCTGGTCGCGATGATCGAGCTCGCGAGCCGAGTCCTGATGGATCTGGGCATGACGCGCGGGCGCGCGATCGGCATCGTGGGAACCGCGGGCGTGCTCTTCGGCATACCGAGCGCGCTCAAGCTCGAAGTCTTCCAGAACCAGGACTGGGTGTGGGGCGTTGCGCTCATGCTCTCCGGCTTCTTCTTCGCGTTCGCGGTGCTGCGCTACGGTGTGACCAAGTGGCGGGAGACCTTCATCAACCACGAAGGCTCGGATATCCACATCGGGGCCTGGTGGGACTGGGCGATGCGCTTGGTCGCGGTGGAAGCCGTCGTGCTCGCGGTCTGGTGGCTCTGGGGAGCGCGCACCGACGATTTTCGTGAGACTTGGACGCTGTTCAGCCCCTATAACGTCGGCTCGGTACTGATCCAATTCGCGATCGTGCTCGTCGCGGTCGTCCTAGCGAACAACTGGCTGGCCGGCCGGGTGCAGGAGCACCGTACGACGCACGACGAGGCCTGA
- a CDS encoding metallopeptidase family protein, whose product MEFEAFEAAARAAYQEIPDAFKEGVGGLVVTREALAHPEHPDVFTLGHCLTEDHPSDYGSPDTTRSVIALYWGSFRQLARRDPSFDWDEELWETLTHELRHHLESLAGEADLEGVDYAADETFKRDEGLDFDPWYYQQGEAVAPGIFRVENRWYLEQSWTSGAFERATHLDFEWHGIALRVRRPDTLGDVHFVWIHGVELEHATLELVLLRNRTWWEDVKRLAGASRPVVYESEAEAEPATGAG is encoded by the coding sequence ATGGAGTTCGAGGCGTTCGAGGCTGCGGCGCGCGCCGCCTACCAAGAGATTCCCGACGCGTTCAAGGAAGGCGTCGGCGGGCTCGTGGTGACCCGCGAAGCGTTGGCCCACCCCGAGCACCCCGACGTCTTCACCCTTGGGCACTGCCTGACCGAAGATCACCCCTCGGACTACGGAAGTCCGGACACCACGCGCTCCGTCATCGCACTCTATTGGGGCTCGTTTCGTCAACTGGCGAGGCGCGATCCTAGCTTCGATTGGGACGAAGAGTTGTGGGAGACACTCACCCACGAGCTGCGCCACCATCTCGAGTCGCTGGCCGGTGAGGCCGACCTCGAGGGCGTCGACTACGCCGCCGACGAGACGTTCAAGCGGGACGAGGGGCTCGACTTCGATCCCTGGTACTACCAACAGGGGGAGGCGGTGGCTCCCGGCATCTTCCGCGTAGAGAACCGTTGGTACCTCGAGCAGTCCTGGACCTCCGGAGCTTTCGAACGCGCGACCCACCTCGACTTCGAATGGCACGGGATCGCTCTACGCGTTCGTCGGCCCGACACACTCGGCGACGTGCATTTTGTGTGGATCCATGGTGTCGAGCTAGAGCACGCGACGCTCGAGCTCGTGTTATTGCGAAACCGCACCTGGTGGGAAGATGTGAAGCGGCTGGCTGGAGCCTCACGACCGGTCGTATACGAATCCGAGGCCGAGGCGGAACCCGCCACCGGCGCGGGGTAG
- the nth gene encoding endonuclease III, which produces MARESKKAKTARAAEAFDLLTEEYPEAHCELDFVDPFQLGVATILSAQTTDVRVNMVTPELFKRYPRAEALANAAEEDVEQIVKSTGFFRNKTKSIIGFARGLMADHDGGVPKTMAELSALPGVGRKTANVILGNAFGIDEGVVVDTHVKRLSTLLRFTEEKTPEKVEQDLMALFPRERWRLLSHLLIWHGRRVCDAKKPRCEACTLSGLCPSSRV; this is translated from the coding sequence ATGGCTAGAGAGTCGAAGAAGGCCAAGACCGCGCGCGCGGCCGAGGCGTTCGACCTGCTGACGGAAGAGTACCCGGAAGCGCACTGCGAGCTCGACTTCGTCGACCCCTTTCAGCTGGGCGTGGCGACGATTCTGTCCGCGCAGACGACCGACGTGCGCGTCAACATGGTCACTCCCGAACTGTTCAAGCGGTACCCCAGGGCGGAGGCGCTCGCCAACGCTGCAGAGGAAGACGTCGAGCAGATCGTGAAGTCGACCGGATTCTTCCGGAACAAGACCAAGAGCATAATCGGGTTTGCGCGGGGGCTCATGGCGGACCACGATGGCGGCGTACCGAAAACCATGGCGGAGCTCTCGGCGCTGCCCGGCGTCGGGCGAAAGACTGCAAACGTGATCCTCGGCAACGCCTTCGGAATCGACGAGGGAGTCGTGGTCGATACCCACGTGAAGCGGCTGTCGACACTGCTCCGCTTCACGGAGGAGAAGACGCCCGAGAAGGTCGAACAGGACCTGATGGCGCTCTTCCCGAGGGAACGCTGGAGGTTGCTGTCCCACCTGCTCATTTGGCACGGCCGCCGCGTCTGTGACGCGAAAAAGCCGAGGTGCGAGGCATGCACGCTGTCAGGATTGTGCCCTTCGTCACGAGTTTGA
- a CDS encoding HD domain-containing protein has product MPDRAHAVALLEEWVGNEGLRKHMYAVEAAVRHYARLRGGDEEIWGLAGLLHDLDWERYPENHPVTAVDHLREAGYPDNVLQAILSHRSGSTGVEPTSELDKVLLACDELSGLVYACCLVRPNGIDDLKPKSVAKKLKDKAFAAGVSRDEVAHGVELIGLERSEHIQNVIDGLRSIAERLEIRAEDRAG; this is encoded by the coding sequence ATGCCCGACCGAGCACATGCCGTCGCCCTGCTGGAAGAGTGGGTCGGTAACGAGGGTCTGCGGAAGCACATGTACGCCGTCGAGGCCGCGGTTCGGCACTACGCTCGCCTTCGCGGAGGAGACGAGGAGATTTGGGGTCTCGCCGGCTTGCTGCACGACCTCGACTGGGAGAGGTATCCGGAGAACCACCCCGTCACCGCCGTCGACCACCTGCGGGAGGCGGGATATCCCGACAACGTATTGCAGGCGATCCTCTCACACCGGTCCGGCTCTACCGGGGTCGAGCCGACGAGTGAGCTGGACAAGGTCCTGCTCGCGTGCGATGAGCTCTCCGGTCTCGTGTACGCGTGCTGCCTCGTGCGCCCGAACGGCATCGACGACCTCAAGCCGAAGTCCGTGGCGAAGAAGCTGAAGGACAAGGCGTTCGCCGCCGGCGTGAGCCGGGACGAGGTCGCGCACGGGGTCGAGCTCATCGGCCTAGAGCGGAGCGAGCACATCCAGAACGTGATCGACGGCCTGCGTAGCATCGCGGAGCGACTCGAGATTCGTGCCGAAGACCGGGCCGGTTGA
- a CDS encoding M6 family metalloprotease domain-containing protein: MRLASFVPATLIGLSAALFMPAQRLPAQDVEALGERYGTVPPAGYFEELAADPDAFQFRRGRTARLRARMDAEAALDPGVLRVLGPRDGPVLGTFFIPVVLGLFSDSPDSIRYGLDTIQAAYFSDAPGTITDFYDELSGGRAEVVGDVMDWTRASFTRVQATGSESGLTGTAGAFITQLLVRLNDVDWGLYDNDGPDGLPNSGDDDGYVDALAVIQPTAGAECGGLDQDDRIWSHRWSLSAGGRAFVTTVPAFGGDFIRIDDYFIQPLFACNESDLSPIGVISHEMGHAFGLPDLYDTESSDGRHAGAGNWDLMSSGSYGCDDQSPESPCHMGAWTKSMLGWVDVTTVPLDSDLSVLTLEPVESGGTIYRVDAIDGSGEYFLLENRQRLGYDQYLYGEGLLVWHIDPDWVSQHWSGVNASQHRGVWLRQADGRDDLGVPGGGRGDSGDPFPYVGDETGKDVFHAASRPAATSFLGTPTGLTLVDIETVGDEVRMRLLNRFTTVTLTAEGGDGSGGLFTVDGASLEPENDSFTSAPFVVHTVEAARGQEIEVGVRRAFRGWADSPTADSRRDFVMPLEDVVLVAQYSGRQVELAIELVGGVNGVAPGVLTTQPAAPDLWFEEGTQVTVEAVATTGFDFVAWTGAFGGQSNPATVVLAAPIAAAATFTLTYTIPPTTADFPAATRVDIQFEVENGNDPITWVRAGGELPDGLTLNSLGRLSGSALELGSFHVDVVARDVLGLLAEATITLEVGDPGISLSQLVSPFLGVGEELTSLQEDFLDHVGNGSGSYDLGDFRAWVLANPSR; the protein is encoded by the coding sequence ATGCGCCTCGCGTCCTTCGTCCCAGCCACACTGATCGGGCTGTCCGCGGCGCTCTTCATGCCTGCGCAGAGGCTTCCGGCTCAGGACGTAGAGGCGTTGGGAGAGCGATACGGGACGGTCCCTCCAGCGGGCTATTTCGAAGAGCTTGCGGCCGACCCGGACGCGTTCCAGTTCCGTCGCGGGAGGACGGCCCGCCTGCGGGCCCGCATGGATGCAGAAGCCGCGCTCGATCCGGGTGTCCTGCGTGTGCTCGGTCCGCGGGACGGGCCCGTCCTGGGCACGTTCTTTATCCCGGTCGTGCTGGGGCTCTTCAGCGATTCTCCGGACTCGATCCGCTACGGACTCGACACCATCCAGGCCGCGTACTTCAGCGACGCGCCCGGCACCATCACCGATTTCTACGACGAGCTCTCCGGAGGACGCGCCGAAGTCGTCGGCGACGTCATGGACTGGACTCGCGCGTCGTTTACGCGTGTGCAGGCGACGGGCAGCGAAAGCGGGCTCACGGGCACCGCGGGTGCGTTCATCACGCAACTGCTCGTGCGTCTGAACGACGTGGACTGGGGCCTCTACGACAACGACGGGCCGGACGGCCTTCCCAACTCGGGTGACGATGATGGCTACGTCGATGCGCTCGCGGTCATACAGCCCACTGCAGGTGCCGAGTGCGGGGGTCTCGACCAGGATGACCGCATCTGGTCTCACCGTTGGAGTCTGAGCGCGGGGGGCCGCGCCTTCGTTACTACCGTGCCGGCATTCGGCGGCGACTTCATCCGCATCGACGACTACTTCATCCAGCCCCTGTTCGCGTGCAACGAGAGCGATTTGAGCCCGATCGGCGTCATCTCGCACGAAATGGGCCATGCGTTCGGACTGCCGGACCTGTACGACACCGAGTCGTCGGACGGGAGACACGCCGGCGCCGGCAACTGGGACCTCATGTCGTCCGGCTCGTATGGTTGCGATGATCAATCGCCGGAGAGCCCCTGCCACATGGGCGCTTGGACCAAGTCGATGCTCGGTTGGGTCGATGTCACGACGGTGCCGCTCGACTCGGACCTCAGTGTTCTGACACTGGAGCCCGTGGAAAGCGGAGGCACCATCTATCGCGTCGACGCGATCGACGGCTCGGGTGAGTACTTCCTGCTGGAGAATCGACAGCGGCTCGGGTACGACCAGTACCTGTACGGAGAGGGTCTTCTCGTGTGGCATATCGACCCGGATTGGGTATCGCAGCACTGGAGCGGGGTGAACGCATCTCAGCACAGGGGGGTCTGGCTCCGCCAGGCCGACGGACGGGACGATCTCGGCGTGCCGGGCGGTGGGCGCGGCGACAGCGGCGATCCGTTCCCCTACGTGGGTGACGAGACCGGCAAAGACGTCTTCCACGCCGCGTCCCGCCCGGCGGCCACGTCGTTCCTGGGTACGCCGACGGGGCTGACGTTGGTCGACATCGAGACCGTGGGTGACGAGGTCCGAATGAGGCTGTTGAACCGCTTCACAACGGTCACTCTGACGGCGGAAGGTGGGGACGGCTCAGGTGGACTGTTCACTGTGGATGGCGCGTCCCTTGAGCCCGAGAACGACTCCTTCACGTCCGCGCCGTTTGTCGTGCACACCGTGGAGGCCGCGCGAGGTCAGGAGATCGAAGTAGGAGTGCGGCGGGCATTCCGCGGCTGGGCGGACAGCCCCACGGCCGACAGCCGACGCGACTTCGTGATGCCGCTCGAGGACGTGGTTCTGGTCGCCCAGTACAGCGGGCGCCAGGTCGAGCTGGCGATCGAGCTCGTAGGCGGGGTCAACGGAGTCGCTCCGGGCGTCTTGACCACTCAGCCTGCGGCTCCGGACCTCTGGTTCGAGGAAGGAACGCAAGTGACCGTTGAGGCCGTCGCAACCACCGGGTTCGACTTCGTCGCGTGGACCGGGGCGTTCGGGGGGCAGTCGAACCCTGCGACCGTAGTCCTCGCGGCCCCCATCGCCGCTGCGGCGACATTCACGCTCACGTACACGATTCCCCCTACCACGGCCGACTTTCCCGCGGCGACGCGGGTCGACATCCAGTTCGAGGTCGAGAACGGGAACGATCCCATTACATGGGTTCGAGCGGGCGGCGAGCTCCCCGACGGTCTGACTCTGAACTCGCTGGGTCGACTCTCGGGTTCGGCACTCGAACTCGGCTCGTTTCATGTAGATGTGGTTGCCAGGGACGTACTCGGTCTCTTGGCCGAGGCGACGATCACACTGGAGGTCGGCGACCCGGGCATTTCCCTCTCCCAGCTCGTCTCACCGTTCTTGGGGGTCGGCGAGGAGCTCACGTCGCTTCAGGAGGACTTCCTGGACCATGTCGGGAATGGTTCCGGCAGCTACGACTTGGGCGATTTCCGGGCGTGGGTGCTCGCCAACCCCAGCCGATGA
- a CDS encoding MetS family NSS transporter small subunit yields the protein MTASAWITMIVVMVFVWGGFSWVLLTAIRKESGKSACHDATT from the coding sequence ATGACCGCATCCGCCTGGATCACGATGATCGTGGTGATGGTGTTCGTTTGGGGCGGCTTCTCCTGGGTGCTACTCACCGCCATCCGAAAGGAGTCCGGGAAGAGCGCGTGCCACGACGCGACGACCTAG